A region of Tolypothrix sp. NIES-4075 DNA encodes the following proteins:
- a CDS encoding (Fe-S)-binding protein: MQVSDNTDSNLNNTASLKNLKGFDEKNPPEPKLIDSCVHCGFCLSTCPSYRVLGKEMDSPRGRIYLMDAINEGEIALNEASAEHFDSCLGCLACVTTCPSGVQYDKLLSATRPQVERNYPRSLPDKLFRKLIFSLFPYPKRLRFLLVPLFVYQKLGLPKLVRTTGLLPRISPRLAAMESILPEVTLKSFQDNLPTVIKAKGEKRYRVGVILGCVQRLFFSPVNEATVRVLTANGCEVVIPKSQGCCAALPEHQGQTEQAKALARQMIDSFADTNVDAVIINAAGCGHTLKEYGHMLEDDPEYREKAKEFASKVKDAQEFLATVGLTAKLSPIAEKPLNLVYQDACHLLHGQKISVQPRQLLRQIPGVKLREPIDAALCCGSAGVYNMLQPDVADELGKQKVQNLLNTKADLITSANPGCTLQITKHLKLQGKEISVIHPMELLDYSIRGEKLGV; encoded by the coding sequence ATGCAGGTTTCAGATAACACGGATAGTAATTTAAATAATACGGCTAGTTTGAAGAATTTGAAAGGGTTTGATGAAAAGAATCCACCTGAGCCGAAGTTGATTGATAGTTGTGTGCATTGTGGCTTTTGTCTTTCGACTTGTCCGAGTTATAGGGTGCTTGGTAAGGAGATGGATTCTCCGCGAGGAAGAATCTATTTGATGGATGCAATTAATGAGGGTGAAATTGCATTAAATGAGGCATCAGCGGAACATTTTGATTCTTGTTTGGGATGTCTTGCTTGTGTGACTACTTGTCCTTCTGGTGTGCAGTATGACAAGTTACTTTCGGCAACTCGTCCCCAAGTTGAAAGGAATTATCCGCGCAGTTTGCCTGATAAATTATTTCGCAAATTGATATTTTCTCTGTTTCCTTATCCGAAGCGTTTAAGATTTTTACTAGTTCCATTATTTGTTTATCAAAAATTGGGTTTGCCAAAACTTGTGCGAACTACTGGTTTACTACCGCGCATATCTCCCCGCTTGGCAGCAATGGAATCAATTTTGCCGGAAGTTACTTTAAAATCTTTTCAAGATAATTTGCCTACTGTTATTAAGGCAAAAGGTGAAAAACGTTATCGTGTTGGTGTGATTTTGGGTTGTGTGCAACGCTTATTTTTCTCGCCGGTGAATGAGGCAACGGTGCGAGTTTTAACAGCGAATGGTTGTGAAGTTGTGATTCCTAAATCTCAAGGTTGTTGTGCAGCGCTTCCGGAACACCAAGGACAAACTGAACAAGCGAAGGCTTTAGCGAGACAGATGATTGATAGTTTTGCTGACACTAATGTGGATGCGGTAATTATCAATGCTGCTGGTTGCGGTCATACTTTAAAAGAATACGGTCATATGTTAGAAGATGACCCAGAATATCGCGAAAAGGCAAAGGAATTTGCTAGTAAGGTAAAGGATGCACAAGAGTTTTTAGCAACGGTTGGTTTAACCGCGAAACTTTCACCAATTGCCGAGAAACCGTTGAATTTAGTTTATCAAGATGCTTGTCATTTATTGCACGGACAAAAGATTAGTGTGCAACCGCGTCAGTTATTGCGACAAATTCCGGGGGTGAAGTTAAGAGAACCAATAGACGCGGCTTTGTGTTGTGGAAGTGCGGGAGTTTACAACATGCTGCAACCGGATGTTGCTGATGAATTGGGTAAGCAAAAGGTGCAGAATTTGTTGAATACTAAGGCTGATTTAATTACTTCTGCAAATCCTGGTTGTACGTTGCAAATTACTAAACATTTAAAGTTGCAGGGAAAGGAAATTTCGGTGATACATCCGATGGAATTGTTGGATTATTCGATTCGGGGTGAGAAGTTAGGGGTTTAA
- a CDS encoding protein kinase domain-containing protein yields MAEVALERSRWDEANKLAQQALQILDRISNLQRHHLSWYRLILASSQLHLNQVQEAISNLEKARDESQSSYNPEVYICILDNLRRLYFDKGKYVEAFQIKQEQIQIEHQHGFRAFIGIHHLNLQGQAINIALKKVENSEKFSQEIAASGREKDVKSLIKRISSTHHKLIIIHGESGVGKSYLLNAGLIPVLQQEAIGERDALPILLRVYTDWVRMLGTYLVEAFEQVRGKKLSIAIDSIEAIVEQLDKNANINLLTVLIFDQYEEFFIKTDLDNRQVFYNFLRICLNIPFVKVIISLREDFLHYLLECERLIDIPAIDNDILILKNRYPLANFSVKLAKEVIQSLTEKSHFFLEPPLIDKLVEDLARKTGEVRPIELQIVGAQLQVHKITTLDKYNQFEEENNEFKYKEKLVQRFIKEKLVQRFIKEILNDCGASNESAAELVLYFLTNIDGTRPIKSYFDLKTDLKLNSDKLDLVLDILVKSGLVSLMRELDGKRYQLVHDYLVELIRNQVEYPIKKQIKDPSDTGRPKNQEVEPTIVQVFTKITNSVESKSRIRKIRLVINIILNFIQITISFIYKIINSPIIRTFLLTATFLLTFLSTSTLNQNQFIITILAIGWGVASYMTAYKTRKQKEKMALQIKDQNENISLLQALLREEGNSRAQIRIGLNNGSQADKLLSKRYKVTDLLGSGGFSYTYLAEDTHRPGNPMCVVKHLQPARTDEVFLDIARRLFKTEAEILDILGHHDQIPQLMAYFEENQQFYLVQEYIRGQTLQEELIPDNYLTEANVVNLLKDVLWVLKFVHGRGVIHRDIKPSNLIRRQEDKRIVLIDFGAVKQIQPQMQAENATVAVGTVGYAPPEQFMGHPKFNSDIYGLGMIAIQALTGIAAKHLERESTTALAWRHLAEETSEEFATILDKMVAYDFQKRYQSAEEVLQALELLARV; encoded by the coding sequence TTGGCAGAGGTAGCCTTAGAGCGATCGCGCTGGGATGAAGCAAATAAACTTGCTCAACAAGCGCTGCAAATTTTAGATAGGATAAGCAATTTACAAAGGCATCATCTGAGTTGGTATCGGTTAATTTTAGCAAGTTCTCAACTACATTTAAATCAAGTCCAAGAAGCTATCAGTAACTTAGAAAAGGCTAGAGACGAAAGTCAGTCAAGCTACAATCCTGAAGTTTATATTTGCATTTTAGATAATTTGCGTCGCCTTTATTTTGATAAAGGTAAATATGTAGAAGCTTTCCAGATTAAGCAAGAACAAATACAAATTGAACATCAGCATGGTTTCCGTGCATTTATTGGTATTCATCACCTAAATTTACAGGGCCAAGCTATTAATATTGCACTCAAAAAAGTTGAAAACTCCGAAAAATTTTCACAGGAAATTGCTGCTTCTGGTAGGGAGAAAGATGTCAAATCTTTGATAAAAAGAATTAGTAGTACTCACCATAAACTGATTATAATTCATGGTGAGTCAGGAGTGGGGAAAAGTTATCTTTTGAATGCAGGATTAATACCTGTGTTGCAACAGGAAGCGATTGGTGAGCGAGATGCTTTACCCATCCTATTAAGAGTTTACACAGATTGGGTAAGGATGTTGGGGACGTATTTAGTAGAGGCTTTTGAGCAAGTAAGAGGCAAGAAATTGTCTATTGCAATTGATTCAATAGAAGCTATTGTAGAACAATTAGATAAAAATGCAAATATCAATCTTTTAACTGTTTTAATTTTTGATCAATATGAAGAATTTTTCATTAAGACAGACCTAGATAATAGACAAGTTTTTTATAATTTTTTGCGTATATGCTTAAACATTCCGTTTGTTAAAGTTATCATTTCTTTGCGGGAAGATTTTTTACATTATTTATTAGAATGCGAAAGATTGATAGATATTCCAGCTATTGACAATGATATTCTAATACTTAAAAATCGTTATCCATTAGCTAATTTTTCAGTTAAACTTGCGAAAGAGGTTATTCAGAGTTTAACTGAAAAATCACATTTTTTTTTAGAGCCTCCCTTAATTGATAAATTAGTTGAGGATTTAGCTCGTAAGACAGGAGAAGTACGTCCGATAGAGTTACAAATAGTAGGAGCACAACTACAAGTACATAAAATTACAACTTTAGACAAATATAATCAGTTTGAAGAAGAAAATAACGAGTTTAAATATAAAGAAAAACTGGTTCAGCGATTTATCAAAGAGAAACTGGTTCAGCGATTTATCAAAGAAATACTTAATGACTGTGGAGCAAGCAATGAAAGTGCGGCAGAATTAGTATTGTACTTCTTAACAAATATCGATGGAACTCGTCCTATTAAGTCTTATTTTGATTTAAAAACAGATTTAAAATTAAATTCAGATAAATTAGATTTAGTATTAGATATTTTAGTAAAATCAGGTTTAGTATCTTTGATGCGAGAATTGGATGGTAAGCGTTATCAATTAGTTCACGATTATTTAGTAGAATTAATTCGGAATCAAGTAGAATATCCTATTAAAAAACAAATAAAAGATCCTAGTGACACAGGAAGACCTAAAAATCAAGAAGTAGAACCTACAATAGTGCAGGTATTCACTAAAATAACAAATTCCGTTGAATCAAAATCCAGGATTAGGAAAATAAGACTAGTAATAAATATTATTTTAAATTTCATACAAATTACTATAAGTTTTATATATAAAATAATTAACTCACCAATTATTAGGACATTTTTGTTAACTGCAACATTTCTGTTAACATTTTTATCTACTTCAACATTAAATCAAAACCAATTTATTATAACAATACTTGCAATAGGATGGGGAGTAGCTAGTTATATGACGGCATACAAAACTAGAAAACAAAAAGAAAAAATGGCGCTTCAGATTAAAGACCAAAATGAAAATATCTCGCTATTGCAAGCACTTTTAAGGGAAGAAGGAAATTCCAGAGCGCAGATACGGATCGGGCTTAATAATGGTTCACAAGCAGACAAACTATTAAGCAAGCGTTATAAAGTCACTGATCTGCTTGGTTCTGGAGGATTTAGTTATACTTATTTAGCTGAAGATACTCATCGACCAGGCAACCCTATGTGTGTAGTTAAGCACTTGCAACCGGCTCGCACCGATGAAGTATTTTTAGATATTGCCAGACGTTTATTTAAAACTGAAGCGGAAATATTAGATATTTTAGGTCATCACGATCAGATTCCCCAATTGATGGCTTATTTTGAAGAAAATCAGCAATTTTATTTGGTACAAGAGTATATTAGAGGACAAACTCTCCAAGAAGAATTGATTCCAGATAACTACCTTACGGAAGCGAATGTTGTAAATTTACTCAAGGATGTTTTGTGGGTTCTAAAGTTTGTTCATGGTCGTGGTGTCATCCATCGAGACATCAAACCTAGCAACTTAATCCGACGGCAAGAAGATAAAAGAATAGTTTTAATTGACTTTGGTGCCGTTAAACAAATTCAGCCTCAGATGCAAGCAGAAAACGCCACAGTAGCGGTGGGTACTGTGGGTTATGCACCTCCTGAGCAGTTTATGGGACATCCCAAATTTAACAGTGATATCTACGGTTTAGGAATGATTGCAATTCAAGCGTTAACTGGCATCGCTGCTAAACATCTCGAACGAGAATCA
- a CDS encoding DUF4112 domain-containing protein translates to MDTTKRLATLNRIRKLSRLMDTSIGIPGTRFRFGLDPILGLVPGAGDLVSTAFSAYIIYLATRVGISNQDLRQMIFNVGLEAVVGTVPLVGDLFDAVYKSNIRNLAILEKHLTAVEPEFSKVAFEESNLASSN, encoded by the coding sequence ATGGACACCACTAAACGCCTAGCTACTCTCAACCGCATTCGTAAACTCAGCCGTCTGATGGATACATCTATCGGTATTCCTGGGACGCGCTTTCGTTTTGGGTTAGACCCAATTCTTGGTCTTGTTCCTGGTGCTGGTGATTTAGTCAGTACAGCATTTTCGGCTTATATAATATATTTAGCAACCCGCGTCGGTATTTCAAATCAAGACTTAAGGCAAATGATTTTCAACGTAGGTTTGGAAGCCGTTGTGGGTACAGTGCCTTTAGTGGGTGACTTATTTGATGCTGTTTATAAATCTAATATCCGCAATTTAGCAATTTTGGAAAAGCATCTAACAGCAGTCGAACCAGAATTCTCTAAAGTTGCTTTTGAAGAAAGTAATTTAGCTTCATCTAATTAG
- a CDS encoding FAD-binding oxidoreductase — MKAIASSFASIVGEENAVCWENIELSRQELILQAMKPGIVPSCIVIPDTTEELAQAIAHAHQNNWRVLTCGNCSKISWGGLGTCVDVVISTERINKLIEHAVGDLTVTVEAGMKFSKLQAILAEHRQFLALDPTAPESATIGGIIATADTNSLRQRYGSVRDQLLGITFVRADGQIAKAGGRVVKNVAGYDLMKLFTGSYSTLGVISQATFRVYPLPEISGTVVLTGTALAISQAADTLRGSALTPTQADLLSSQLVSNLDLGKGLGLIACFQSIVESVKEQSNRLLEVGEKLGLQGRIYSATDEADLWQKLREQMHCDVTDSEITCKIGVLPTAAVEVLTSVEMGLIHINSGLGVLRLEGEGEVVKMRSLCESNSGFLTILSAPIALKQKVDVWGYTGNALQIMRGIKEQFDNKNILSPGRFVAGI, encoded by the coding sequence ATGAAAGCGATCGCTTCTAGTTTTGCATCTATCGTGGGGGAAGAAAATGCTGTATGTTGGGAAAATATCGAACTTAGTCGCCAAGAGCTTATTTTACAGGCAATGAAGCCGGGAATTGTTCCTAGTTGCATTGTAATTCCTGATACTACCGAAGAATTAGCACAAGCGATCGCCCACGCTCACCAAAATAACTGGCGCGTTTTAACTTGCGGTAATTGTAGTAAAATCAGTTGGGGCGGTTTAGGAACTTGCGTTGATGTCGTCATCAGTACCGAACGCATTAACAAATTAATTGAACATGCAGTTGGGGATTTGACTGTCACCGTAGAAGCGGGAATGAAATTCTCGAAGCTCCAGGCAATTTTAGCAGAACATCGGCAATTTCTTGCCCTCGACCCCACTGCACCAGAGTCAGCAACTATTGGTGGAATTATCGCTACAGCTGATACAAATTCTTTGCGACAACGTTACGGCAGTGTGCGAGATCAACTTTTGGGTATTACCTTTGTCCGTGCTGATGGACAAATTGCCAAAGCTGGGGGACGTGTAGTGAAAAATGTTGCCGGCTACGACTTGATGAAGTTGTTTACTGGCTCTTACAGCACATTAGGAGTTATAAGTCAAGCAACTTTTCGAGTTTATCCGTTGCCGGAAATATCGGGGACGGTGGTGCTAACTGGTACGGCTCTTGCTATATCTCAAGCTGCGGACACTCTGCGAGGTTCAGCGCTAACACCAACTCAAGCTGATTTGCTTTCAAGTCAACTGGTGTCTAACTTAGATTTGGGTAAAGGTTTGGGATTAATCGCTTGTTTCCAAAGTATAGTTGAAAGTGTGAAGGAACAATCAAACCGACTTTTGGAAGTAGGCGAAAAGTTGGGTTTACAGGGAAGAATTTATTCAGCCACAGATGAAGCTGATTTATGGCAGAAATTGCGAGAGCAAATGCATTGTGATGTCACGGACTCGGAAATTACTTGCAAAATAGGAGTGTTACCTACTGCTGCGGTGGAAGTTTTGACTTCGGTGGAGATGGGTTTGATTCATATTAATAGTGGTTTAGGAGTGTTGCGGCTTGAGGGTGAAGGTGAGGTTGTGAAGATGCGATCGCTCTGTGAAAGTAATAGTGGTTTCCTCACCATTTTGTCAGCACCAATTGCGCTAAAACAAAAGGTAGATGTGTGGGGATATACGGGTAATGCTTTGCAGATTATGCGGGGTATTAAGGAACAGTTTGATAACAAGAATATTTTAAGTCCTGGTCGTTTTGTGGCGGGGATTTGA
- a CDS encoding outer membrane beta-barrel protein — protein MKLAKIAASALAVASVIFSAGIASAQTPQTAETLGLKGSYIGAGLSAGVTNGGRQNDAALLGGNIQGRAAIPNAPVSVRGAVLFGGDATAFMPLVTYDAPIAKNTNVYVGGGYSFVTDEGKATQLGNKNTPVVTVGAESEIARNTVLYGDAKWGIDAYKDSDAGALSLQTGVGFRF, from the coding sequence ATGAAACTTGCAAAAATCGCAGCCTCTGCACTCGCTGTTGCTTCTGTTATCTTTAGTGCTGGAATTGCTAGCGCTCAAACACCTCAAACCGCTGAAACACTCGGTCTAAAGGGTAGCTACATCGGTGCTGGTCTTTCTGCTGGTGTCACCAATGGTGGAAGACAAAACGATGCCGCTTTATTAGGTGGAAACATTCAAGGACGCGCTGCAATTCCTAATGCACCTGTTTCAGTTCGCGGTGCTGTTTTGTTCGGTGGTGATGCTACCGCATTTATGCCGTTAGTAACTTACGATGCACCTATTGCTAAAAATACTAACGTTTACGTTGGTGGTGGTTACTCGTTTGTCACCGATGAAGGTAAAGCTACTCAATTGGGAAACAAAAATACACCTGTAGTAACCGTTGGTGCTGAATCAGAAATTGCTAGAAACACCGTTTTGTATGGTGATGCTAAATGGGGCATTGACGCTTACAAAGACAGCGATGCTGGTGCTTTAAGCTTGCAAACTGGTGTTGGTTTCCGCTTCTAA
- a CDS encoding NAD(P)/FAD-dependent oxidoreductase produces the protein MTSLDNQPPHQVVIVGGGFGGLYAAKALAKASVNVTLIDKRNFHLFQPLLYQVATGALSPADISSPLRSVLSKSKNTKVLLGEVNDIDPEAQKVILGDEVVPYDTLIVATGAKHSYFGKDDWEEFAPGLKTVEDALLMRRRIFTAFEAAEKEIDPEVRRAWLTFVIVGGGPTGVELAGAIAELAYHTLKEDFRNIDTSEAQVLLLEGMDRILPPFAPELSAEAEASLTRMGVTVQTKALVTNIEDDVVTIKKNDGVTQIAAKTVLWAAGVQASAMGKVLTERTLAQCDRAGRVIVEPDLSIKGHSNIFVVGDLANFSDQNGKPLPGVAPVAKQQGEYVASLIQQKLQGKTLPPFHYIDRGSLAMIGQNLAVVDLGFIKLTGFLAWVFWLLIHIYFLIEFDNKLVVMIQWGWNYFTRNRGARLITGRETLQQIEVEDNNGYYKPDKNIPTVSV, from the coding sequence ATGACATCACTTGACAATCAGCCACCCCATCAGGTAGTAATCGTTGGTGGTGGTTTTGGTGGACTTTATGCCGCGAAAGCCTTAGCCAAAGCTTCAGTAAACGTTACACTCATTGATAAACGGAACTTTCATCTATTTCAACCGCTTTTGTATCAAGTTGCGACAGGTGCGTTATCTCCGGCTGATATTTCTTCGCCATTGCGATCGGTGCTGAGTAAAAGTAAAAATACAAAAGTGCTGCTAGGTGAAGTGAATGATATCGATCCAGAAGCGCAAAAAGTGATTTTAGGTGATGAAGTAGTACCTTACGATACGTTAATTGTCGCTACAGGTGCAAAACATTCTTACTTTGGTAAAGACGACTGGGAAGAATTTGCACCCGGTTTGAAAACTGTGGAAGATGCGCTGTTAATGCGTCGTCGTATCTTTACCGCTTTTGAAGCTGCGGAAAAGGAAATTGATCCAGAAGTGCGGCGTGCTTGGTTAACATTTGTAATAGTTGGTGGTGGTCCAACCGGTGTAGAATTAGCGGGGGCGATCGCCGAATTAGCATATCACACCCTCAAAGAAGATTTTCGCAACATCGACACTTCCGAAGCGCAAGTTTTGCTTCTCGAAGGTATGGATCGCATTCTCCCACCCTTTGCACCCGAATTATCAGCCGAAGCGGAAGCATCTCTCACACGTATGGGTGTCACGGTTCAAACAAAAGCACTCGTAACGAATATAGAAGATGATGTCGTTACCATCAAAAAAAATGATGGTGTGACACAGATTGCCGCAAAAACGGTATTATGGGCAGCAGGTGTCCAAGCGTCGGCAATGGGAAAAGTTCTGACAGAACGCACTCTTGCTCAATGCGATCGCGCTGGACGAGTTATTGTTGAACCCGACTTGAGTATCAAGGGACATTCTAATATTTTTGTAGTTGGCGATTTAGCAAATTTTTCCGATCAAAATGGTAAACCTTTACCCGGTGTCGCACCCGTAGCCAAGCAACAAGGAGAATACGTAGCTTCGCTGATTCAACAAAAACTTCAAGGTAAAACTTTACCACCATTTCACTACATCGATCGCGGTAGTTTAGCGATGATTGGGCAAAATTTAGCCGTTGTGGATTTAGGTTTTATTAAACTTACAGGTTTCTTAGCTTGGGTATTTTGGCTATTAATTCACATCTACTTCTTAATTGAGTTCGACAACAAATTAGTAGTAATGATTCAGTGGGGCTGGAACTATTTTACTCGCAATCGCGGCGCAAGATTGATTACGGGTAGAGAAACACTCCAGCAAATAGAAGTTGAAGACAATAACGGTTATTACAAACCAGACAAAAATATACCGACGGTTAGCGTTTAG
- a CDS encoding damage-control phosphatase ARMT1 family protein, whose product MTHDIPKLPLPSPLLGSEVGTFTEYTVTQRMPAIARRVIAENNFPQNINDCLKQLASELPSESLSPLLHDTGVDFSDWVKYLEPLKGQRWIDVPWFLAETYFYRLILEITNYFRPGELQGVDPFNLQKCKGLETSLDSTIALCIQLNKWLADAQKEELNQTALIGLLYFALWGNRVDLSLWSALENDRSRFDIQSQQAHILVDDAAKVTELLASKDKRIDFVIDNAGFELVCDLCLVDFLLGSGVANQVKLHLKPHPTFVSDAMIKDVLHTIEFLAASSHEDVTLFAKRLQENIASNRLVLCEDYFWTSPLAFWEIPDTLKSDLSGANLIVIKGDANYRRLLGDRHWDFTTNFADIVSYFSVPIVALRTLKSEVVAGLKPEVIQEVAKSDSDWLTNGQWGVIQLVD is encoded by the coding sequence ATGACACACGACATTCCCAAATTGCCCCTACCATCTCCACTTTTGGGGTCTGAAGTTGGTACTTTTACTGAGTATACAGTAACTCAACGAATGCCTGCGATCGCTCGCCGAGTCATTGCTGAAAACAATTTCCCGCAAAACATTAATGATTGTTTAAAACAACTAGCTAGTGAGTTACCCTCAGAATCTTTGTCACCTCTTTTACATGATACTGGTGTTGATTTTTCAGATTGGGTGAAATATCTAGAACCATTAAAAGGTCAGCGTTGGATTGATGTTCCTTGGTTCTTAGCAGAAACTTATTTTTATCGTCTAATTCTGGAAATTACTAATTACTTTCGTCCTGGTGAATTGCAAGGTGTCGATCCATTTAATTTACAAAAATGTAAAGGGTTAGAAACATCTCTTGACTCGACAATAGCTTTGTGCATTCAACTTAATAAATGGTTGGCTGATGCACAAAAAGAGGAATTAAATCAAACAGCTTTGATTGGTTTGTTATATTTTGCGCTGTGGGGAAATCGAGTTGACTTAAGTTTGTGGTCAGCATTGGAAAATGACCGGAGTCGTTTTGATATTCAAAGTCAACAAGCTCACATTTTAGTCGATGATGCCGCCAAAGTCACGGAATTACTAGCCAGTAAGGATAAACGCATTGACTTTGTGATAGATAATGCTGGTTTTGAACTGGTTTGCGATTTATGTTTGGTAGATTTTCTTTTGGGTAGTGGTGTAGCAAATCAAGTGAAGCTGCATTTAAAGCCTCACCCGACTTTTGTCTCTGATGCCATGATTAAAGATGTGCTGCATACAATCGAGTTTTTAGCAGCTTCTAGCCATGAAGATGTTACATTATTTGCCAAGCGTTTGCAAGAAAATATTGCCTCAAATCGCTTAGTTTTGTGTGAAGATTACTTTTGGACATCACCTTTAGCTTTTTGGGAAATACCCGACACACTCAAAAGTGATTTATCAGGCGCGAATTTGATCGTAATTAAAGGTGATGCGAATTATCGCCGATTATTAGGCGATCGCCATTGGGATTTTACCACAAACTTTGCAGATATCGTATCTTACTTCAGCGTCCCCATCGTTGCTTTACGCACTCTCAAGTCGGAAGTCGTCGCTGGGTTAAAACCAGAAGTTATTCAGGAAGTAGCAAAATCTGACTCTGATTGGCTCACTAATGGACAATGGGGTGTGATTCAGTTGGTAGACTAG
- a CDS encoding ATP-binding protein: MKLDLVRFFQACNPAKTLVVGKAEDRQYYIDFSKVRGGKIIEELGRTITRLSPNEPTCQLFTGHIGCGKSTELQQLKAELEQQGFHVVYFESSQSLDMADVDITDILLSVAREVSQSLEAIQINLKPRYFQTLFTELAEFLQTPIELSQAELSLGFTKITAKTKDSPKLRGQLRQYLEPRTNGILEAINQELLNPAKEKLKEKGKKGLVVIVDNLDRVDNSLKPSGYYQPEYLFVERGEQLNKLSCHVVYTIPLVLFFSNALGRLTNRFGVDPKALTMVPVRCRDCSEFQEGILLLKKLIMARAFPGVSWEQSQNLITQVFDSADTLERLCKVSGGHVRNLLKKILDIFKLIAKKVSIIFNNVSIFLSKHNVQI; encoded by the coding sequence ATGAAACTCGATTTAGTAAGGTTTTTTCAAGCTTGTAACCCCGCTAAAACTCTCGTAGTAGGGAAAGCAGAAGATAGGCAGTATTATATAGACTTTTCCAAAGTGCGTGGTGGCAAGATTATTGAGGAATTGGGACGAACCATTACCCGCCTTTCACCCAATGAACCAACATGCCAGCTGTTTACAGGACATATCGGTTGTGGCAAGTCTACTGAGTTACAACAGCTAAAAGCAGAACTGGAACAGCAGGGATTTCATGTGGTATATTTTGAGTCCAGCCAAAGTCTGGATATGGCAGATGTTGATATTACTGATATTTTATTAAGCGTAGCCCGTGAGGTGAGTCAAAGTCTGGAAGCAATTCAAATCAATTTGAAACCAAGATACTTCCAAACTCTGTTCACTGAACTAGCAGAGTTTTTGCAAACGCCGATAGAACTTTCGCAAGCAGAGTTATCTTTAGGCTTTACTAAAATTACTGCTAAAACTAAAGATAGCCCCAAACTACGCGGTCAACTTAGGCAATATCTAGAACCTCGCACTAATGGTATTTTAGAAGCAATTAACCAAGAGTTGCTCAACCCAGCTAAAGAAAAACTTAAAGAAAAAGGTAAAAAAGGACTGGTGGTAATTGTCGATAACCTAGATAGAGTGGATAACTCTCTTAAGCCTTCGGGTTATTATCAACCAGAATATTTATTCGTTGAACGGGGTGAACAATTAAATAAACTTTCTTGTCACGTTGTTTATACAATTCCTCTAGTATTATTTTTTTCTAACGCTTTAGGCAGACTGACAAATCGCTTTGGTGTAGATCCCAAAGCGTTAACAATGGTTCCGGTGCGGTGTCGGGATTGTTCTGAGTTTCAGGAGGGAATTTTACTGTTGAAAAAGTTGATCATGGCGAGAGCTTTTCCGGGAGTAAGTTGGGAACAAAGCCAAAATTTAATTACACAGGTTTTTGATAGTGCTGATACTTTAGAGCGACTGTGCAAAGTCAGTGGTGGTCATGTGCGAAACTTGCTGAAAAAAATCCTAGATATTTTCAAACTCATTGCGAAGAAAGTAAGCATTATCTTCAACAATGTCTCAATATTTTTGAGCAAGCACAACGTCCAGATTTAG
- a CDS encoding Uma2 family endonuclease, with protein MIAAVKKLTLNEYLAYDDGTDARYELVDGELVEMPPKSDRNNLISLYLLSQFLKFVPIQLIRHKDTELVVIGNRTRVRLPDLIHLTQELYDAIAGRRATIAPDMPSPAMVVEVVSLGKVNEDRDYRYKRSEYAARGIPEYSIVDADRARITLLTLIDGLYEETVFEGTELIKSATFPMLDLTAAQILSAGQA; from the coding sequence ATGATCGCAGCAGTCAAGAAACTCACTCTGAACGAGTATCTTGCCTATGATGATGGCACAGATGCTCGGTACGAACTTGTGGATGGAGAGTTGGTTGAAATGCCACCGAAAAGTGATAGAAATAACTTAATTTCTCTCTATTTACTGTCACAGTTTCTCAAGTTTGTGCCGATTCAACTCATCCGCCATAAAGATACAGAACTCGTGGTCATAGGCAACCGGACTCGTGTGCGACTGCCTGACTTGATTCACTTGACGCAGGAGTTATATGATGCGATCGCAGGAAGACGGGCTACGATCGCTCCAGATATGCCTTCCCCAGCAATGGTGGTTGAGGTTGTCTCCCTAGGAAAGGTAAATGAGGATAGAGACTACCGCTATAAGCGTTCTGAGTACGCAGCACGGGGTATCCCTGAATACTCAATTGTTGATGCCGATAGAGCTAGAATTACCCTGCTGACTCTGATAGATGGACTGTATGAAGAAACTGTGTTTGAAGGAACAGAGCTTATTAAGTCAGCGACTTTTCCAATGCTGGATTTGACCGCAGCCCAAATATTGTCGGCTGGGCAGGCTTAA